The window CTTTTAAATGAGTAACGAACACATAGAAGcaaaaaaagattatttcaGTGGTAAATTGTGATTCTAAGTTGAGCAATCAGGTcgtataattaaatataattatgtgCTTCTGCAATTTATTTAACGTCACGCCACGTGAAAAAGAGGATGAGGAACTCCCATAACTACGCTTGTACAGTTCTGGCACATGAGAAATGGCCGGTGACCTTTCTAGACTCAGTGgaaatcaaaatataaacacatgtaGACATTGAACACGAAGTGACCGCCTGTATATTCATTTTATGGGAAGTTTGCATGACTTCCCGTCTATTTGCATGCAAGAAGTATCAGTTACAGGGACAGCCCTGACCTACAGCTCTGTACAGGTCGTTTCCTGTTGAATATCAGGGATCCTCCATAACGTGAGAGGAGACCCGCATGACTCATAACGATTGCAACACAGCAGATTAGCTGTAGATCCAGATTACAACATCAGAGAACACGCGCTGCATTGTTCAAGATGGATAATTTCATGAGTCATCCATTAAACATGTTATCAGGCCTTTGACCTGCCTGAACCTGACCGGCTTACCCAGGCCTGGGGAGCGGGAATCCTTCTCCAGGCTCACTCTGTCATGTTGAATACAGCAGCCCACTTCTTCAACCGGCTGTTAGAAAGGGCCAACTTCCCCTTGTGTTACCACCATGTTCTCATAGACTCTGAAATCTTGAAATTTTCACCTGATCTACAACTACTACAAAAGCCACTAACTTCAAACTTTCTGCATAATCACCAGAGTTGAACTTCATGTACAAGTAACACCAGCTGCATAATTCATCTCCTTCTACCTTAGGCCACAAACCTATTAAAAACCCTACCTAGTGTGCAGTATAAACTGTAACGCCAGCTGTAATTGGTCCTGCACATCCACTCTATGGTGGTGATGTCAGTAATGATTATTGTTTCATACATGATCTTCTGGTGAGGCTCCTCATTCATGTGGTTTCTATAGGACCTTAATTATCGGTGCCTCTCCCTCTGCTACGTGTCAGAGTGGTGTCGCACAGCTATGTTTGTCTTCAAATCAATCATTCTCGTTTCCTCATTAcctcattacctccaccaaggaggttacgtttttgtctgtgtttgactgatAATTGGCGGGATTACGCAAATACTACTCTACAGActaccatgaaacttgatggaaacATGCggaatgggtcagggaagaacccatcaaatcTTGGTGCGGATCTGtatcatattttttgtttcttctttctttttttgttattaagAGATAGGACGAAGAAAATCTGATTGTTTAATCTGTAATATGATTGCTTGCTCTTgccttcgccaaggaggttatgttttcattactgtttgtctgtctgttagcaggattatgaaaaaactactcaaccaaaacattaaaaacatggtggaagggtggggttAACCTTTGGAGAAGATTTGATCTAGGGGGTGGacccaggattttttttttcaccttctttaagatttcattttcattttgtacatttttgtgaatttctcatgAAATGATACTGAAACCTctatggaaaaaaacacaatatttatgGGACTGAGTATTTGCATTTTGATACAAGTTGATTGAATCAAAGGGGACCGTTGGGCACTATTCTAGTCCTTGATCCTCGTGTTtaacttgagtatttatttgaCTAAAGtggcttctttcttttttgtctttgtagGTTATTGCTGAAGATGCAAGCCTCAACTGTCTCACCTGTGACCAACACTACTCCACTTTCAAACACCACCGTCACAAAGTCCAAAGAACAAATCCTCATCCAGAGTAAGGATACCCCACATTGCgttcgtgtttgtgttttgtcttcttCAGTTGCATATTAATAAGACATCCATATGAGGTGTTTGTAATGTCCACCATCAGAGCCGAATCCTCTCCAGGAACtttagttaaaaaaacattatatgaCAAGCCAAGCCTCTTAAATAACAACCTATTGCATCATGCAGCCTTGCATGGGAGCGGCACTCgtgcatttaataaaacatgaaacataatTTAATGTCCCCCTTGCCTGTGAGTAATCTCGTTGCTAAGCATCGCTCACTTCTTCGGGAGTGTACACAAAATAAGCTGCATCACGTGGAGCCTGAGTGCAAATGCAAATTTTAGAAGGGACGAATAAACTAAGCTTCAACTCTTAAATGActcattcctcctctttctgtgtctgtcaggttcTGGGGCTATGATAGCTATCATCGTCATAGGTATCATCATCATTCTCGCCATTCTACTGATCATCCTGAAGACGTACAACAGGTAAAGCCACATTCCTGTTTGACACCACAATTCCTGCCCTCTGAATGTCACGAGCAGTACAATACCAACCATGCTATTTTTATCGGAGGAACAATCGACAGCTTTTTTGTTATGATCTTTTCATTAGGCTCCATCCGTGAGaccaaacaaaattaaataaacatcacCCATTTTGTTAAATCGGTAATCACATCATTATAttgatttatatatgttttgATATGTAACCTTTTAAAGGTAAACAGTCCTCTTCACACCACTCACATGAAAACAGTACCACCAAAGAGGGCTGTTCCACTTTTAGACTGTTTAGTCTGAAAGTTCAGAGAAAAGTCGTAGGCACAtgtggctgtttttgttttgttgtgttttttaaatcatcctCCAACCCCTCGGATTTATCTCATGACACCTTGGGTTGTATTGACCAGCAAGTTGGACACTTTGGACTCTACTGATCCATGATGTTTCATCCCTCATGTCTCTAAATCTAAAGAAGGCCAAATAAAGTCTAGGAGAAGAACATATGGCAGAAAAAGTTTGAAAGCAGTAAcaatcaatataaaaacatttcctgagCAGATATGAGGGAATTGATtcttaattaaaattaaagtcCAATACTATACACAAAATTTACCAAAACTATCAAGTCAAGAGTAGAATAAACCTTGTCAGTTCATTTATGTGAtgaattttactttgaattctaaattattattattattattattatgaagcATCTTATTGTGTACTTCTCACAGTTTCAGCTGGTTATATCTACTTTCtattatgtttgtatgtgtaagTCATAACAATTCCTCATATACGACAAGATGAcaagtgtgttgtgtgtaaagtTTCAAAGTGAAAAGTCACTAGTAActacagctgtcaatcattatgtttCGTAAAATGGAAAAATGCTCGTAAAAAGGTACCTCCTGTCTCTTATTACCGTAGGTGTGACAAATGCAAGTAAATGCGCTCTGTAATGTTTTGCCACTGTAAAGCTGGGGGTCGGGACCCACCATGGGGTTGTGTCATTAATTTAAGGGGTCACAAAATGATGAATAAGAATAGAGCACAGTAACACGTGTAAATTAAGATTCATATTAGGGCAACACATGccaaaagtattttaatatatatggattattttattcagttttgttttactgttgttttctttcctatttcattttcttttccttcttctaaTTTTTCGATGACAGATGTGTTTGGTATCTTTTGTAATTTTTCCACTGAAGTAAAAGGCCTACGAGCAAAATCAGACTAGAAGgctttcaaatatttaaaaacaatgtccTGCTAGATATGAGCGATGTGAGATCTATTCTAACATGGTCTCATTGTGTCCAGGTGGACCCATGCATCCAGGGTCCTGGGGGGGAGCACCAAACCTCGTCCGAAGATGTCACAGTCCACAGTTCATAGCAGCGTGCCGCTAAGCACCCTGGGAGTCAGCTCCGTGTCGAGCAGCATCCCCAATTCCAACCCGGCCTCAGAGAACAGCTTCCATCTGCCCAGAGCGGAGCTGACCAGCGTGGAGGAGAACCACTTAGAGCAGTTCAGCACCACCAGCGGCTCCACCGTGGTCACCATACACGAAACTCCGTCGTTAGGGAACACATAGCACCATGACTGCACTCTAGTCTCACAACAGGCATTGACTGCTGCGCCGTCCACGTCCGTGACCACACACGGTGCGTGTTGACTGAATCCTGTGGAAACCCAACCCGTGACGTCAGGGTTATCACTGTCAATCTTCACCAACTGAGCCACTGCTGGTCACTACATGGATGTACGTCATGTTGGTGTACAAAAGCACACGCCATGAACAAAATGGTACCAGACACAGACGCAATGGATCATATGAAGGATGTTGCATGAAGAAAGCGTGTTTAGAGTATAGACACCATCAAGTTTCTTACTGTTTGTACTGTTTGTTGATGTTCTAAAACCATGAAGAAAATGTATAGTAAAGGCTGTAATGGCTCGACGATGCTGGTCATAAGTGTGTACATTTCTGCATCAAGGAGAAATCTATATGTTCATGAGTAAATGTAGAATTGgtataacagaaaataaagacagtgTGCTGGATGATAATAGTTACCAGCCCTTTTCAGGTCATATCTTGATAGAGCAGATTTATATCTATAAACAATATTCCTTGATGAAACTGGTTCACCTGGCATCACACTGTCTTTGTCTTCTGCCCCACAGATTCTCACAGATTAGTTTTACTTTAATGAATCTCTCAAATGTCAATGAAATTTTTGTTTTACTATGTAGAATGAAGAGACCACAGAGAAACAGCTGAACACCCTAATGTGAGttctctgtttttcaaagttgGCACCAAAGGACTTTgcactttattttcattgttctctgtgtttgtattgtttgtggctctttattgaaagaaaagagatgaaataaaaaatgtcctgTTTCTAAATGTGGCTGCTTGTAATTTGTGCGGAAGAAAGTGTGACGTAAAGCTGTTGGTGAAGATTAAAAGGACGTAAGTAagaacagcagaggaaagaaaagaaaaaagagaggaaaataaaagaaaatgtgtatttgaatAAGTTATTATAGTAATAGTTATtagtattgttgttattgttgtttaaattcatatttatttttcctggtACCTTTTCGTCCTCGTACTTTGAAAAGTTGCGAGGCTGCATTCAAGACAACTAGACGTGTtgtaaaatgttacatttctaaACGAACTCTTCAGTAAAAGAAGTTATTTAACTTCATTCAATTGAATTTATTATTGGTATAACATCAGATataatattacatatatattatatcatatggATATAATTAAGggcattcattttttttacgaACATTGATGTTTAATCACAAACACGGAGCGCTCTTGAACGCGACTCCACAGCGGCTGTTTACATCAAGATGGTGACTGTGGGTGAGTGAAGCTAACAAGCTAATTCATCCTCATATTCACTGTTCTCTTTAAACCACGTGTGTGTTCTGATTTAGACCAGTTTCCTCTTCATTACCAGGCTTAGTAACGCAAAACAAACCCAACAGTGGCTGACACTATGCTAAGGAACAAAAATAATTCATGCTAAGGAAGTTAGCTTACTCTGGCGAACGTCTGTAGCCCAGATGCTAACCGCAATGTGttttaccatagactgtatttactATTAGCCCCCACGGCTAAGCTAATGTTAAACAGGTAttacagacatacagacagactaCTAGCAGACATCACTAGCAGGTGATATTAGTGGTGACTGGGGTGTGTTCCcttgcagtggagctgctcagtcTCCTGTTGGTGTCGGTGCTGTGGGGCTGCACCAACCCCTTCCTGAAGAGAGGCTCCGCGGGGATAGAGGATGTGAGCGGCTCCAGCAGAACGAGTCAGCTGCTGGCTGAGGTCAAGTTTCTGTTCCTCAACACAAAGGTAAAAGCTGACAGCAGTTCACATTTCaatcagatagatagatacttaaTGGGTCCAGAATCAACAGGTGCTTTACAATTATGACAAAGGAACACGAGCATGGAGAAAATATAAGATGTACATTGCTAGAAATAACTAATCTAAAAAGAGGCAGATACAGCAAAAGGCAGAAatgttaaatggtctgtattaaTACAGACTGATGACCAGTTAAAGCTCTGTACAGAACAGTTTTACAGTCacctatttacacacacattcatacagtgcatctatgtgcagcaatttggggctcagtatcttgcccaaggacacttcagcacgtTGAAGACTGGGATCATGgtgctgaccttctggttagaggatgaccgctctaACCTCCGAGCCACATCATGTTAAGAATGACCACAATCATGAGACAGACTCAAACTGGATTAAATGCAAGATTGAAAAGGTTGGAGTTGCTGTGAGGATGACCTCAGTGAGCTGGGGGCAGAATGTGGAAATATTAAATTTATCCATGTCTATGTGTAGTCAAcaactgactgtcaaatcaaataaagttattacaaTAACAGAAAGccttttattataaaaaaaaaaagtaagtaGTTTAAGAAATAGTGTAAATTAAGTTGCCTTTTTTTGTTAGCTAATTTTTAAAGTAACAGTCTCAATTAGCTTTTTAATAATTTCAACACATCTGAACAGCTTTAATGCCTGCATGCAGTTGGTCTTTGAGTTTATACtatctacagtatatttaaCTGAGTAGGTCTGTGATGTGTAGCTTTTTATTAAT of the Hippoglossus stenolepis isolate QCI-W04-F060 chromosome 10, HSTE1.2, whole genome shotgun sequence genome contains:
- the LOC118115989 gene encoding noncompact myelin-associated protein, which translates into the protein MQASTVSPVTNTTPLSNTTVTKSKEQILIQSSGAMIAIIVIGIIIILAILLIILKTYNRWTHASRVLGGSTKPRPKMSQSTVHSSVPLSTLGVSSVSSSIPNSNPASENSFHLPRAELTSVEENHLEQFSTTSGSTVVTIHETPSLGNT